In Rattus rattus isolate New Zealand chromosome 3, Rrattus_CSIRO_v1, whole genome shotgun sequence, one genomic interval encodes:
- the Pla2g12a gene encoding group XIIA secretory phospholipase A2 → MVAPRPAPARGPALLLLLLLVTARGQEQDQTTDWRATLKTIRNGIHKIDTYLNAALDLLGGEDGLCQYKCSDGSKPAPRYGYKPSPPNGCGSPLFGVHLNIGIPSLTKCCNQHDRCYETCGKGKNDCDEEFQSCLSKICRDVQKTLGLSQNVQACETTVELLFDSVIHLGCKPYLDSQRAACWCRYDEKTDL, encoded by the exons ATGGTGGCTCCGCGGCCCGCGCCCGCCCGGGGCCCTgcgctcctgctcctgctcctgctggtCACCGCGCGCGGCCAGGAACAGGACCAGACCACCGACTGGAGGGCCACCCTCAAGACCATCCGCAACGGCATCCACAAGATAGACACGTACCTCAACGCCGCGCTGGACCTGCTGGGCGGAGAGGACGGGCTCTGCCAGTACAAGTGTAGCGACG GATCGAAGCCTGCCCCACGCTATGGATATAAACCATCACCACCAAATGGATGTGGCTCTCCATTGTTTGGTGTTCAT CTGAACATTGGCATCCCTTCCCTGACCAAGTGCTGCAACCAGCACGACAGGTGCTATGAGACCTGTGGGAAAGGCAAGAACGACTGCGACGAGGAGTTCCAGTCCTGCCTCTCCAAGATCTGCAGAGACGTGCAGAAGACACTCGGACTCTCTCAGAACGTTCAGG CATGCGAGACGACAGTGGAACTCCTCTTTGACAGCGTCATCCATTTAGGCTGCAAGCCGTACCTGGACAGCCAGCGGGCTGCGTGTTGGTGTCGTTATGACGAAAAGACAGATCTGTAA